A window of Candidatus Nanopelagicales bacterium genomic DNA:
AGTGCATGACCGGAATCATTGCGAGCTACCTGCATGTTGGCGATGTTCACGCCTGCTTCACCAAGAACGCGGCCAACGACACCAACGACGCCTGGCTTGTCGTGGTAGCGAAGGAATGCAAGTTGATCACTGATTGCGACGTCTATGTCGTAGCCATCAAGTTCAACGAGCTTGCCGATATTACGTGGACCGGTTGATGTTCCCGCAACTTCGACCTTTGAACCGTTTGTCAGCGTTAGACGCACACGGACGAGCGAGCGATGATCGCCACTTTCGCGATTTGTGGTCAAAGCAACTTCTACGCCACGCTGTTCAGCGAGCACCGGAGCATTGACGAATGACACTGGATCATGAACAAGGTTCTGGAAGACACCCTTGAGCGCACTGAGTTCAAGTACGCGAACATCGTGATCAATAACGTCACCAAGTACTTCAACGTCAACACGCTCAACCGCGTCACCTGCCAAGCTGCATGCGATCAGACCGAGCTGCTCAGCAAGTGGAACAAGCGGCTTGATCTGGTCGGCCATTTGGCCACCTTGGACGTTCACTGCGTCAGGTACGAGTTCGCCAGCAAGCGCAAGACGTACTGAGCGAGCAACTGCGATGCCAGCTTTTTCCTGAGCTTCATCTGTTGATGCACCAAGGTGAGGGGTAGCAACAACCTGCTCAAGGCTAAACAAAGGTGAGTCAGTGCAGGGCTCCTTGGCGTATACGTCAACACCTGCGCCCGCAACACGACCGTCAACAATTGCTTCGTACAAAGCCTTTTCATCAACAATGCCGCCACGAGCAGCGTTAATAATGCGCACGGTTGGCTTGACCTTGTGAAGCTCTGCATCACCGATCAGACCAATGGTTTCTGGTGTCTTTGGAAGGTGAACGGTGATGAAATCACTCTCAACCAGAAGGTCATCAAGGGTGACCATGCGGATGCCAAGCTGAGCAGCACGTGCTGGCTGCACGTATGGGTCATAAGCAATGAGTTGCACACCGAAGGCGCTCAAGCGCTGAGCGACCAGAATGCCGATGCGGCCAAGACCAACAACGCCAACCACCTTGTCGGAAAGTTCAACACCGTTGTATTTCGAGCGCTTCCACTCCCCCTTGGTGAGCGCAAGGTTTGCCGGAACGATGTTGCGAGCGCTAGCCAGCAACAAAGCAACTGCGAGCTCTGCAGCCGACACGATGTTTGAGGTTGGAGCGTTGACCACCATGACGCCGGCTTGAGTTGCAGCCTTCACATCGACGTTGTCCAGACCAACACCTGCACGGGCAACAACCTTGAGCTTCTTGGCAGCTGCAAGGGCCTCAGCATCGATTTGAGTTGCTGAACGCACCAAAATGGCGTCTACGTCAGCGATCGCAGGAAGCAAGGCAGCGCGGTCGGCACCATCGCATTCCACGATCTCAAAGTCCGGGCCAAGGGCCTCGACGGTTGCTGGGGACAGTTCTTCGGCGATGAGTACACGTGGTTTAGTCACTGGGTGAGTCTAGCGAGATCACAAGGGGCCTCCGTTCGCGGCTATCCACGCCATCCTTCACCCCAAATGCGCAATAAATTCGCCATGAACCAGCCATGGCCCAAGGGCAAGCGCTACCCAGAAACCTGCAACCAGGAACGGACCAAAGGCAATTGCCGATGACCGTTGCGCCCGCCCGATCACCATCAGCAGACTTGCAAAGATCCCACCAAGGAACCATGCGCAGATAACTCCGACAGCGGCGATCTCCCACCCAAACCACCCAAGGCTTAGGCCCAAAACAGGCGCAAGTTTCACATCGCCAAAACCCATCGCTCTGCCTGAAGTGACCAACCAAACGGAGCCGAGCATCAGGGTCCAGATACCTGCGCCTATGAATGCCTGCGTCCAGCTCCCCCTACCCCCAAGCGCTCCCGCGAGAGCAAGTGCCAAA
This region includes:
- the serA gene encoding phosphoglycerate dehydrogenase — protein: MTKPRVLIAEELSPATVEALGPDFEIVECDGADRAALLPAIADVDAILVRSATQIDAEALAAAKKLKVVARAGVGLDNVDVKAATQAGVMVVNAPTSNIVSAAELAVALLLASARNIVPANLALTKGEWKRSKYNGVELSDKVVGVVGLGRIGILVAQRLSAFGVQLIAYDPYVQPARAAQLGIRMVTLDDLLVESDFITVHLPKTPETIGLIGDAELHKVKPTVRIINAARGGIVDEKALYEAIVDGRVAGAGVDVYAKEPCTDSPLFSLEQVVATPHLGASTDEAQEKAGIAVARSVRLALAGELVPDAVNVQGGQMADQIKPLVPLAEQLGLIACSLAGDAVERVDVEVLGDVIDHDVRVLELSALKGVFQNLVHDPVSFVNAPVLAEQRGVEVALTTNRESGDHRSLVRVRLTLTNGSKVEVAGTSTGPRNIGKLVELDGYDIDVAISDQLAFLRYHDKPGVVGVVGRVLGEAGVNIANMQVARNDSGHALIVLTLDQPAPAATLEAIVKEIDAHSGRAVSLI
- a CDS encoding A24 family peptidase, with the translated sequence MNSQLLAYLPLICVWGIAGTALVVIDIRTHRLPNRIVFSLYPLVTLALALAGALGGRGSWTQAFIGAGIWTLMLGSVWLVTSGRAMGFGDVKLAPVLGLSLGWFGWEIAAVGVICAWFLGGIFASLLMVIGRAQRSSAIAFGPFLVAGFWVALALGPWLVHGEFIAHLG